One genomic window of Pseudomonadales bacterium includes the following:
- a CDS encoding antibiotic biosynthesis monooxygenase, producing MSANIILEIKASTGKIEEVKDFFREILPATRLYEGYISLDVLQNLDDPTELVISECWESREAYQQYFNWRAETGVFEKLASMIEGVPKVRFLENTGI from the coding sequence ATGAGTGCCAATATTATTCTTGAAATTAAAGCTTCTACCGGGAAAATTGAAGAAGTAAAAGACTTCTTTCGCGAAATTCTTCCAGCGACACGCCTTTACGAGGGTTATATCAGTCTCGACGTTCTCCAAAACCTGGACGACCCAACCGAGCTGGTCATTTCGGAATGCTGGGAGAGTCGTGAGGCCTATCAGCAATATTTTAATTGGCGAGCTGAAACTGGCGTGTTTGAAAAGCTCGCTTCAATGATCGAAGGCGTGCCCAAGGTTCGATTTTTAGAAAATACTGGTATCTAA
- a CDS encoding tyrosine-type recombinase/integrase produces the protein MGRSSENRVKFSKPTLTVIERRINNGEFTKESYLYDNASHLAIRIRPSQSYSDSAFCLYERIRIRGQQKSKLYKRQIMKVGEARNAQVPISELRQKADSLFLEIQEGRDPHLLAQQLAAEQANEQQLSEAKRTFRDMIFGSPTGKDGEFLPDGFVAERRPGDRYLIDIKNKCEVLLADLLDEHLYRISAEQVKAVYLQQVGKGETQLHNAMRILRSVWNWAQAKYDESDLFIRNPVSRAMKQLGVNINRSNRRTERLDDSDFKPYLRAVLGLREHDHTSAFRNGRDALLFMLFSGVRLMGTMTIRIADIDLNRHTFKIIKKGGKQAELPLNSATEAIVRNRLANLPEQTEYLFPGITGSGHYRDTKDVRKIVKEVSGVSVTNHDLRRTYKSIGAELEISPILIDELLSHAREGVDAHYIHPSMTKLREASQKVADYMIGKSCLDLMKELTAAW, from the coding sequence ATGGGAAGATCATCAGAGAACAGGGTCAAGTTTAGCAAGCCGACCTTAACCGTTATTGAGCGCCGAATTAATAACGGTGAATTTACAAAAGAATCCTACCTTTACGACAATGCCAGCCATCTGGCGATAAGAATCAGACCCAGTCAATCGTATTCAGACAGTGCGTTCTGTCTATACGAAAGGATTCGTATTCGCGGACAGCAAAAAAGTAAGTTGTATAAGCGGCAAATCATGAAGGTTGGTGAAGCGAGAAATGCACAAGTTCCGATTTCAGAACTGAGACAGAAAGCAGATAGCCTGTTCCTGGAAATACAAGAGGGACGCGATCCTCATTTGCTTGCTCAACAGCTGGCTGCTGAGCAAGCAAATGAGCAACAACTATCCGAGGCTAAGCGAACGTTCAGAGATATGATCTTTGGGTCGCCGACAGGTAAGGACGGGGAGTTTTTGCCTGATGGTTTTGTCGCGGAGAGGCGCCCCGGTGACCGTTACCTGATCGATATCAAAAACAAATGTGAGGTTTTGTTGGCGGACTTACTAGATGAGCATCTTTACCGCATATCGGCAGAGCAGGTAAAGGCCGTATATCTCCAGCAAGTAGGTAAGGGCGAAACCCAGCTACATAATGCAATGCGTATTTTGAGGTCGGTATGGAATTGGGCTCAGGCGAAATATGATGAGTCTGACCTTTTTATCCGAAACCCGGTTAGTCGAGCGATGAAACAGCTAGGCGTTAACATTAACCGCTCTAACCGTCGCACAGAACGCCTGGATGACAGCGACTTCAAACCCTATCTCAGAGCGGTGCTAGGGCTCCGGGAGCATGATCACACTTCGGCCTTTCGCAATGGACGGGACGCTTTGCTATTTATGTTGTTCTCTGGTGTAAGGCTGATGGGTACTATGACTATCCGAATCGCTGATATTGATCTTAACAGGCATACTTTCAAAATTATCAAGAAAGGCGGAAAGCAGGCGGAATTACCCCTGAACTCCGCCACGGAAGCGATTGTTCGTAATCGATTGGCAAATTTGCCTGAACAGACGGAGTATTTATTTCCGGGAATTACTGGCAGCGGGCATTACAGGGATACAAAAGATGTCAGAAAGATCGTCAAGGAGGTATCTGGGGTATCTGTCACTAATCATGATTTGCGCCGAACCTACAAATCTATCGGGGCCGAATTGGAGATCAGTCCAATCCTTATTGATGAGCTGTTGAGTCATGCCCGGGAAGGTGTGGATGCACACTATATTCATCCATCCATGACAAAACTACGAGAGGCTAGTCAGAAGGTCGCTGATTATATGATTGGAAAATCCTGTTTGGATCTAATGAAAGAGCTAACAGCTGCTTGGTAA
- a CDS encoding helix-turn-helix domain-containing protein encodes MNDSAAVIYDRELTTKEAASLLGLSPSTLRKWRCTGERPELPWCKRFRKVFYLESEVILFKKQNTTSNCEETYV; translated from the coding sequence ATGAACGACAGCGCAGCGGTTATTTACGACCGCGAACTTACAACTAAAGAGGCGGCTTCGCTACTAGGCTTATCACCCAGCACACTGCGAAAATGGCGCTGTACAGGAGAGCGTCCAGAATTGCCGTGGTGTAAGCGGTTTCGAAAGGTTTTCTACCTGGAATCCGAAGTTATCCTTTTCAAGAAACAAAATACAACATCCAATTGTGAAGAAACTTACGTCTAG
- a CDS encoding AlpA family phage regulatory protein — translation MICIDSTQKITTLINRKTLLAMIPLSDRAIYNMEKRGEFPRRIVLTSRKVVWDLADVEQWIEERKQSSDKATRPASTATSEIPCLTK, via the coding sequence ATGATTTGTATAGACAGCACGCAAAAGATAACAACCTTGATTAACCGAAAAACATTGTTGGCAATGATACCGCTTTCAGACCGCGCCATTTACAACATGGAAAAACGTGGAGAATTTCCCCGCCGTATCGTTTTAACAAGCCGCAAGGTGGTCTGGGATTTAGCTGATGTAGAGCAATGGATCGAGGAACGAAAGCAGTCCAGCGATAAAGCCACCAGACCGGCCTCTACTGCCACATCAGAAATCCCATGCTTAACAAAGTGA
- a CDS encoding LexA family transcriptional regulator, with amino-acid sequence MTLKLNQIRLHNLEVLIAEAGSAAKLARAAGTNSSYLSQVRNQLPTKKGTPRSIGDELAEKLEKAMKKFQGWMDTPHAEGVIQEEHNAHDGPDLRSLHPLISWVQAGNWYEISESFVPAYGSELLPCPVCCSPESFVLRVRGSSMEPKFHEGDLIFVDPNVSPDHGKYVVVRLDESNEATFKQLIIEEGKQYLKALNPDWPNRIIEVDEEATICGVIVFKGEVV; translated from the coding sequence ATGACGCTAAAACTTAACCAGATCCGGCTCCACAATCTTGAGGTTTTGATTGCCGAAGCGGGGTCAGCTGCCAAGTTGGCGCGCGCGGCTGGGACCAATAGCTCCTACCTCAGCCAGGTGCGCAACCAGCTGCCAACCAAAAAAGGAACGCCCCGCTCTATCGGAGATGAGCTGGCGGAAAAACTGGAAAAGGCTATGAAAAAATTCCAAGGATGGATGGATACGCCCCATGCGGAGGGGGTGATACAGGAAGAACACAACGCCCACGATGGCCCCGACCTTCGCAGCCTCCACCCGCTGATCTCTTGGGTTCAAGCTGGAAATTGGTATGAGATTTCTGAAAGTTTCGTGCCGGCCTACGGTTCAGAGCTTTTACCCTGCCCGGTGTGCTGTAGTCCTGAATCCTTTGTACTTAGGGTCCGCGGCAGCAGTATGGAACCCAAATTTCATGAGGGCGACCTGATTTTTGTTGACCCCAATGTTTCACCTGACCACGGAAAGTACGTGGTTGTTCGACTCGATGAATCCAATGAAGCCACGTTCAAGCAGTTAATTATTGAAGAGGGCAAGCAGTACCTGAAGGCGCTCAACCCTGACTGGCCGAATCGCATTATCGAAGTGGATGAAGAAGCGACAATCTGTGGAGTCATTGTCTTCAAGGGGGAGGTAGTCTGA
- a CDS encoding ParB N-terminal domain-containing protein: MTPERSPSVHEITRVDVTRIHHYSRNPRRQQNPEYDRIKASIQAEGLDQPLVLSQEPGATDYVLHSGGNTRLRILKELLDETGDERFRWIDCVVKPWSQESNVLFAHLRENELRGGLPFIDKALAVFEAKSLLESEMEVESLSQRQLEELFRERGFGLSHSMISKMGYAVETLWPLMPKALAAGLGRPQVEKIRALERAARAIWDRRQLGDNTVFDAIFAELCRRHDGAEWDIQPLRDALENEIAVESELNRQVIHLEMEAQLSGRAFSLPAHTEEDTEPGADRDSEHPEHSDSGPSSNTTTLAKQPADIDSPSSCHDKSRDQHSTAAELTSAPNAQKGGQKRNLDVLRSQLWDCAVTLATSHGLHETVIRLPDQGLGFLLIDVPSPELRESLDQDMLDLVSALWWQLAASSELTVAPTDIVLAYLDKDSPLYQALASHDAGLLFGSVWTPDPGHLNSQLWQQLNPPDWQRLLQMMESYRSIKRLAFDTGVELWAQQGGESDVVQ; the protein is encoded by the coding sequence ATGACGCCTGAGAGATCGCCATCCGTCCACGAGATCACCCGTGTAGACGTCACTCGTATCCACCATTACTCCCGCAATCCCCGCCGGCAGCAGAACCCGGAATATGATCGAATAAAGGCGTCGATCCAGGCTGAAGGCCTAGATCAACCATTGGTGCTATCACAGGAGCCGGGGGCTACTGATTATGTGCTCCATAGTGGCGGCAATACACGGCTGAGGATACTGAAGGAGCTTTTGGACGAAACCGGCGATGAGCGATTTCGCTGGATCGATTGCGTCGTCAAGCCCTGGTCGCAGGAGTCCAATGTACTTTTTGCCCACCTCCGGGAAAACGAATTGCGCGGCGGTTTGCCTTTCATCGATAAAGCGTTGGCCGTATTCGAAGCAAAGTCTCTCCTCGAAAGCGAGATGGAGGTTGAGAGCCTGTCTCAGCGCCAACTGGAAGAGTTGTTCAGAGAGCGAGGTTTCGGGCTCAGCCACAGCATGATTTCCAAAATGGGATATGCCGTTGAGACCTTGTGGCCATTGATGCCAAAAGCCTTGGCTGCCGGATTGGGTCGGCCACAGGTGGAAAAGATCCGAGCCCTTGAACGCGCTGCCCGAGCGATCTGGGATCGTCGCCAATTGGGGGATAACACCGTCTTCGATGCGATCTTTGCCGAGTTGTGTCGCCGTCATGATGGCGCCGAATGGGACATTCAGCCACTGCGCGATGCATTGGAAAATGAGATCGCCGTGGAGTCCGAACTGAATCGCCAAGTGATTCATCTGGAGATGGAGGCGCAACTATCGGGCCGCGCATTCAGCCTCCCCGCTCATACCGAAGAGGATACAGAGCCGGGGGCGGACAGGGACTCGGAACACCCGGAGCATTCTGATAGTGGGCCGTCATCGAATACGACGACATTGGCAAAGCAGCCTGCTGATATCGATTCACCGTCGAGTTGTCACGACAAAAGCAGAGACCAACACAGTACTGCGGCTGAGTTGACCTCTGCGCCGAATGCCCAAAAAGGCGGTCAGAAAAGAAATCTTGACGTTTTGCGGAGCCAGTTGTGGGACTGCGCAGTAACCCTGGCGACATCCCACGGGCTGCACGAGACAGTCATTCGTCTGCCGGATCAGGGCTTGGGCTTTCTGCTGATTGATGTGCCTTCACCGGAGCTGCGGGAATCCCTTGACCAGGACATGCTGGATTTAGTGTCCGCACTCTGGTGGCAGTTGGCTGCGAGCTCAGAGTTGACCGTCGCTCCCACGGACATTGTCCTGGCCTACCTGGATAAAGACTCGCCCCTATACCAGGCCTTGGCATCCCATGATGCCGGTCTGCTCTTTGGCAGTGTCTGGACGCCTGATCCCGGCCATCTCAACAGCCAGCTCTGGCAACAATTGAACCCGCCAGACTGGCAGCGTTTGCTGCAAATGATGGAGTCCTACCGGAGCATTAAACGGTTAGCCTTCGATACCGGGGTCGAGCTTTGGGCGCAACAAGGAGGTGAAAGCGATGTCGTCCAATAA
- a CDS encoding DUF2857 domain-containing protein, producing MSSNKEADLTTAVLLYAMRCLAEGDQQALRAMNFGPKELDALKEMNLADLYRADALRVHCLQIGLNRDVFWPMLDHLRHQRESEDLQRTLLVADAPLEMMQQLFGVSSREYTRWRRLLTLAPAVGRPPELNETDTHALWYAWQDKVQADDKSTLTAEDYLDLQQQTGIGLRSIWALVQRWETYGEGSSAATSGRVVENGP from the coding sequence ATGTCGTCCAATAAGGAAGCCGACCTCACCACCGCCGTGCTGTTGTACGCCATGCGCTGTCTGGCAGAGGGGGATCAGCAGGCATTGCGTGCCATGAACTTTGGCCCCAAAGAGCTGGACGCACTGAAAGAGATGAATCTGGCCGATCTCTATCGGGCCGATGCACTGCGTGTGCACTGTCTGCAGATTGGTCTCAATCGTGATGTTTTTTGGCCGATGCTCGATCACCTGCGTCATCAGCGGGAATCTGAGGATCTGCAGCGAACATTGCTGGTCGCGGACGCACCGTTAGAGATGATGCAGCAGCTGTTTGGTGTGAGTTCTCGGGAGTACACGCGATGGCGCCGATTGTTGACGCTGGCGCCGGCCGTGGGCAGGCCTCCCGAACTGAATGAAACCGATACCCACGCGCTCTGGTATGCCTGGCAGGATAAGGTACAGGCGGATGACAAATCCACATTAACTGCAGAGGACTATCTCGACCTACAGCAACAGACAGGCATTGGATTGCGATCGATTTGGGCGCTGGTGCAGCGTTGGGAAACCTACGGTGAGGGAAGCAGTGCCGCGACGTCCGGGCGGGTTGTCGAGAATGGCCCATGA
- a CDS encoding helix-turn-helix domain-containing protein — translation MAHDADALRPETVALDALIKATVAKVRAQSDPSLPDAMLFMGNWHQAVPAMVIQDPVLEPVDKLVWMVIMLHARETGGRTAFPDYDTIAAKTNVSSTSTVSRAIAILRLTRWLTLCARVRQKSGRFTGNVYSLHDEPLPLVDALYLDEAYMAFVTQSQEHHHARVRRVAQAVLESLDKDIQEGESLGRKESTIERRLQAAQQLSDSSGNHSKSGRYFTFHAATIGKLKNSSEASASAQSVQDQNSKAEAKEHYSSRCSSHYKKTTTTTTTQNTNHEEKTFSESNPSVPSATERALIYPPRLSDNQKHLADRYLAMIDPDDRQLVLDELQGRLESEQKGMKPVYDELRFLHSLCKAAQQGEFVPNLGIKVAEARQDRVLHVPPPENEEQKSKAAEERARNQAYGREQLAKLRASLNMDK, via the coding sequence ATGGCCCATGATGCGGATGCGCTGCGACCAGAAACTGTTGCTCTCGACGCTTTAATCAAGGCAACTGTTGCCAAGGTTCGTGCCCAGAGTGATCCATCGTTACCGGATGCCATGTTGTTCATGGGGAATTGGCATCAGGCCGTGCCGGCCATGGTCATCCAGGACCCGGTGTTGGAACCCGTCGATAAACTGGTATGGATGGTTATCATGCTCCATGCCAGAGAGACTGGAGGACGAACGGCGTTTCCCGATTACGATACCATTGCGGCTAAAACTAACGTTTCCTCAACCTCCACTGTCTCTCGTGCTATTGCCATTCTGCGCTTGACGCGTTGGCTCACGCTGTGCGCCAGAGTGCGTCAAAAAAGCGGCCGTTTCACCGGCAATGTCTACAGTCTTCACGATGAACCCCTGCCTCTGGTCGATGCCCTGTACCTGGATGAGGCCTACATGGCATTCGTCACCCAATCCCAGGAACATCATCACGCCCGCGTCCGGCGCGTGGCGCAAGCTGTGTTGGAGAGTCTGGATAAGGATATTCAGGAAGGCGAGTCGTTAGGACGGAAGGAGTCAACTATTGAGCGTCGCCTGCAGGCCGCGCAACAATTGTCAGATTCCAGCGGAAACCACAGCAAAAGCGGTCGTTATTTTACCTTTCACGCCGCGACCATTGGGAAACTGAAAAATTCATCCGAGGCCAGCGCATCAGCACAATCCGTCCAGGACCAAAATTCAAAGGCGGAGGCTAAGGAACACTACAGTAGTCGTTGTAGTAGTCATTATAAAAAAACAACTACAACAACCACTACACAAAATACAAACCATGAAGAGAAAACATTTTCTGAATCCAATCCATCAGTCCCGTCGGCAACAGAGCGAGCGCTGATTTATCCGCCGCGCTTGTCGGATAACCAGAAACACTTGGCGGACAGGTATCTTGCCATGATCGATCCTGATGATCGGCAGTTGGTGCTCGACGAACTTCAGGGTCGTCTGGAGTCTGAGCAAAAAGGCATGAAGCCGGTTTATGACGAGCTGCGGTTCTTGCATTCGCTGTGCAAGGCGGCACAACAAGGCGAATTTGTGCCCAACCTCGGGATCAAGGTGGCCGAGGCAAGACAAGATCGGGTACTTCACGTCCCGCCGCCAGAAAACGAAGAACAGAAAAGCAAAGCGGCTGAAGAGCGAGCACGAAACCAAGCCTATGGGCGTGAGCAGCTGGCCAAGTTACGAGCATCATTGAATATGGATAAATAG